The following proteins are co-located in the Roseofilum reptotaenium CS-1145 genome:
- a CDS encoding substrate-binding domain-containing protein: MGQGRNNRPFGRRTLEQIEREGRGRAQSRLSFLRSGLFYRLYRFFPFWMIRLIPFIQQDMLDLLRREREEEEEAEAEAAPVETVAPPVVGSRRDWIYTEYRCIWGDPLECDQPRQSIEADGETKVCLRCGFPAILRPKAEIIGHRGRYRVTEFLGTRGMGRLYKGAQVVNNAPVVIKEYLLPKRYFNIQEAQNYKDNFENVAGAVLADGRAQDFRVLSFGDAIGDRHEERCYVVTEGLASLYPTLRVYVQQKGAMDQFELLHFLNQVLQSLESLHGQKYRLPSSKIQGGLPHGNLSLDTLLILPQEQQFFEFPQFLIYLSDLWLWEYRFFPPTMTVKRPALSQDLRDLGHISFTLLTGTWSLEEENSLNPKLPQNWPDVDPKIQQFIWRLLEVDTPFPSAEVARQSLPQLSRSLQFIESAEIQEEEDIKRKRRWWWLLWLLLLLGLGSGLGWWLLRRSNGMATAQNPRVCCVQDVAAVPQGRFQYTAVGNGIWNYVLKQPNLVALGRRLETELGQRIPKLELVYEPVQSLEEAISTVRGDRADFAIASAINEPDLEAKRIAYDGLVIFVPFSYEFRRNSLPRTLNGQLSLDRVRQLYTGEVTNWQELGGPDLPVKLYVPENPELIRIFEEQVLQDPGAIAAFRQGLPKPTNPDALVTTPSESTISVLPIFELLRTILADFEEREIGGIGFGAIAQVFGQCSVYPLAISTENKTAVQPLIQNNTQPLNPGTDLCNDKGSYFPHVELFQTGEYPLAYPLTVVYARDNSRPPIGQKFAELLQTEEMQNLLAKTGLIPLNLRP, from the coding sequence ATGGGACAAGGAAGAAATAATCGGCCTTTTGGCCGACGAACTCTAGAGCAGATTGAGCGGGAGGGACGGGGACGGGCCCAAAGTCGGTTGAGCTTCTTGAGAAGTGGCTTATTTTACCGCTTGTATCGTTTCTTTCCCTTCTGGATGATTCGACTGATTCCGTTTATCCAACAGGATATGCTGGATCTGTTGCGTCGAGAGCGAGAGGAAGAGGAGGAAGCAGAAGCAGAGGCTGCACCGGTAGAAACCGTTGCGCCTCCAGTGGTGGGGTCGCGTAGAGACTGGATTTATACGGAATACCGATGTATTTGGGGAGACCCATTGGAGTGCGATCAGCCCCGTCAGAGTATTGAAGCGGATGGGGAGACCAAAGTTTGTCTGAGATGCGGATTTCCGGCGATTTTACGCCCGAAAGCAGAGATCATCGGCCATCGGGGACGGTATCGGGTAACGGAATTTCTCGGGACTCGGGGGATGGGGCGGTTGTATAAAGGGGCGCAGGTGGTGAACAATGCACCTGTGGTGATTAAAGAGTATTTGTTACCCAAGCGCTATTTTAATATTCAGGAAGCGCAGAATTACAAGGATAATTTTGAGAATGTGGCTGGGGCAGTTTTGGCGGATGGTCGGGCCCAGGATTTTCGGGTGTTGAGTTTTGGGGATGCGATCGGCGATCGCCACGAGGAACGCTGTTATGTGGTCACTGAGGGTTTGGCTAGCCTTTATCCCACATTAAGGGTTTATGTGCAACAAAAGGGGGCAATGGATCAGTTTGAATTGTTGCATTTTTTGAATCAGGTTTTGCAAAGTTTAGAGTCCTTGCATGGGCAAAAGTATCGCCTACCGTCAAGCAAAATTCAAGGGGGGTTACCCCATGGGAATTTGAGTTTGGATACTCTGCTGATTTTGCCCCAAGAGCAACAGTTTTTTGAGTTTCCCCAATTTCTGATTTATTTGTCTGATTTGTGGTTGTGGGAATATCGTTTTTTCCCACCCACGATGACAGTAAAACGACCCGCATTAAGCCAAGATTTGCGGGATTTAGGCCACATCAGCTTTACCTTACTGACCGGCACGTGGTCGCTTGAAGAAGAAAACAGTTTAAATCCAAAGTTGCCCCAAAATTGGCCGGATGTCGATCCCAAAATTCAACAGTTTATTTGGCGCTTATTGGAGGTTGATACGCCATTTCCTAGTGCAGAAGTGGCTCGCCAGTCTTTGCCTCAGTTGTCTCGATCGCTACAGTTCATCGAGTCAGCAGAAATACAAGAAGAAGAAGATATTAAGCGCAAGCGTCGCTGGTGGTGGTTACTGTGGCTCTTGCTATTGTTGGGTTTGGGGAGTGGTTTAGGGTGGTGGTTACTGCGCCGATCCAATGGTATGGCAACTGCCCAAAATCCGAGGGTTTGCTGTGTTCAAGATGTAGCTGCTGTTCCCCAGGGACGGTTTCAGTATACAGCCGTGGGGAATGGGATTTGGAATTATGTACTCAAACAACCGAATTTGGTAGCGTTGGGACGGCGTTTGGAAACGGAGTTAGGGCAGCGTATTCCTAAGCTGGAGTTGGTGTATGAACCCGTGCAGTCTTTGGAAGAGGCTATTTCTACTGTGCGCGGCGATCGGGCTGATTTTGCCATTGCCTCAGCCATCAATGAACCGGATTTAGAAGCCAAACGAATTGCCTATGATGGATTAGTAATTTTTGTCCCGTTTAGTTACGAATTTCGCCGTAATTCTTTGCCTCGAACCTTGAATGGACAGTTGAGTTTGGATCGGGTCCGTCAGTTGTATACCGGGGAAGTAACAAATTGGCAAGAGTTGGGAGGCCCCGATTTACCGGTGAAGTTATATGTGCCCGAAAATCCCGAACTCATCCGTATCTTTGAGGAGCAGGTTTTGCAAGATCCGGGGGCGATCGCCGCCTTTCGTCAAGGGTTACCAAAACCGACAAACCCCGATGCTTTAGTCACTACGCCATCGGAGTCTACGATTTCTGTCCTACCGATTTTCGAGCTATTGCGAACAATATTAGCCGACTTTGAGGAACGGGAAATCGGTGGTATTGGCTTTGGGGCGATCGCCCAAGTTTTTGGCCAATGTTCCGTTTATCCCCTAGCCATTTCTACTGAGAATAAAACCGCCGTTCAACCCCTCATTCAAAATAACACTCAACCCCTGAATCCAGGAACCGACCTCTGCAATGATAAAGGCAGTTATTTCCCCCATGTAGAATTGTTTCAAACCGGTGAATATCCCTTGGCATATCCCCTCACCGTCGTTTATGCTCGTGATAACAGCCGTCCTCCTATCGGGCAAAAATTTGCTGAACTTCTGCAAACCGAAGAAATGCAAAACCTATTAGCAAAAACCGGCCTCATTCCCCTAAACCTCAGACCATGA
- a CDS encoding phage tail protein — protein sequence MKKPNRYTQHRGNYILTNRFYVEIGNEIKASFSECSGFGVNMKKETLLEGGLNDRQHILVGHAEFDDVTLKRGMTNDLTFWNWLSQTLSSFPKTRYNLNILMFNQAGETQLAWSLLDAIPVSWKAPALQADSSSVAIEELTLAYEGIELILSGR from the coding sequence ATGAAGAAACCGAATCGCTATACCCAACATCGAGGCAACTACATTCTCACCAATCGGTTTTACGTTGAGATTGGTAATGAAATCAAAGCTTCTTTCAGTGAATGTTCGGGCTTCGGAGTCAATATGAAAAAAGAAACCTTACTTGAAGGGGGACTCAACGATCGCCAGCACATTTTGGTCGGCCATGCAGAATTCGACGATGTGACCTTAAAACGGGGAATGACCAACGATTTAACCTTCTGGAATTGGCTCTCACAAACCCTCAGTAGCTTTCCCAAAACGCGATATAACCTCAATATCCTCATGTTCAACCAAGCGGGTGAAACCCAGTTAGCGTGGTCGTTACTGGACGCAATACCCGTGAGTTGGAAAGCTCCTGCTTTGCAAGCAGACAGTTCTTCAGTGGCGATCGAAGAATTAACCCTAGCCTACGAGGGCATTGAGCTAATTTTATCTGGCCGCTAA